TTGTTTCGCTTTTTCTTCTAGAACAGGCCATGGAGCCAACAATGTTCCTGGATCGAGATTTCCTTGAATAGCAAATTTCTCTCCGACGCGCTTACGTCCTTCGGGAATGGTCACACGCCAATCTAAGCCGATTACCTCTGTGTCATATTCACTCCATAATGGCAGTAATTCGCCTGAAGCAACGCCAAAATATATTTTCGGCGCTGGTAAATCTTTTAATTCAGTGAAGATGCGTTGCATCGTTGGATAAACATACTTGGTATAGTCTTGCGCGGATAATGCTCCAACCCAACTATCGAAAATTTGAACCGCTTTTGCTCCCGCGTCTACTTGGGCTCTTAAATACGTAATAATCATGTCAGCTAGCTTGTCCATGAGGCTCGTCCAAACTTCTGGATGACTATACATCAACTGTTTTGTGCGGATGTAGTTACGCGAAGGTCCGCCTTCAACGATGTAGCTAGCCAATGTGAACGGCGCGCCTGTAAAGCCGATCAGCGGCACTTTCAGTTCTCGAGCCAAAATTTTAATCGTTTCTAGGACGTAAGGCAAATCTTCCTCGGGTTCAAGGGCGCGTAAACTCGCAATATCTTCCGCCGTTCGATAAGGCGTTTCGAGTACGGGTCCTCTATTTTCAATAATATCGTATTTGACGCCCATCGGCCCTAGCGGGACCATAATGTCTGAGAATAAAATGGCTGCGTCTACACCTAGCTGCTGCACTGGCAAAATCGTCACTTCAGCGCACAACTCAGGTATTTTACAAATTTCCAATAAGGAATATTTTTTTCTAATCTCACGATATTCCGATTGATATCGTCCTGCTTGACGCATATACCAAACTGGCGTATGGTCAACTTCTTGTTTTAAACACGCTTTTAAAAAAGTATCGTTAAAAGTCATTGAAAAATCCTCATTTCTATCATTTTAAGATCTTCTCAATATATTATGAATGTTTTACAAACATTTAACAAGGTGATTGATGTTATCATCTGTGACACCTTTTCAACAATAATCACATTATCAACGTTTTTTAATGAATATGTAAAGACGACCATAAGGTCGCCTTATCAATCTTCCATATTATACCGTATATTTCCCCGTTCTCGTATCATAAGGTCCCGGATGCGGTACAACGGGCGCCTCTATCTTTTCTGGCGTATCCGCTGTGCGTGTTTCGTGTAAACGCGTCGCGCCCGCTGATCGGGTTCCTATATCGCGTAGTTGAGGATCGAGTTGTTTAGCCTTTTTCTTGTTGTCCATCTGGTGATCATCCCTCTCGCTTTTTTGATCAAAATCATACAGAATGATCTTGATCTTCTTTATCCTGCGCGTATAGGCTTAAAATAAATCTGTTAATTATTATCGATATCCAAAAATATCCAAAACAAGCGTAATCAGGTATAATAGGTTGTGGGGGTGTGTTCGAGTGAAATTTAAATTTGAATATAATGAAAAGATTGAATTAGAGAAGCCGCTCATCCTCGTTCCTATGGAACGATGGAATCAGCGGGAGATAGATGAGTATTATGGAAAAGCGCGCAAGATCAGCGCCCAAATCCCATCAAGAATTCGGCAATTAGATGAACAGTACATGGAAAAATATGAATCATTGCAGCTAAATCCGGATGATTTTTTTGAAATCATGGAAGAGCTGAATGGAATATCTAGTAAAATTAGCGAATTGAATGCGCTTTATTTAAAAATTGAAGGAAAGCATTTACAGTCAGACAAAAAATAATGAAATCAGGCTAATCTCATTTCGGTTGCGAAACAAGATTAGCCTGATCCGAAGTCACTCTATATCGTCAAAATCATGCGGGCTCAGGATTGTGGCGCTTAAATAATCGTCCGGATCATCTCCAGAGAAACACAGGTTACAAACTCCCCCATATAAGATCGCTGAGGTCCCGCAGCATGAACACCTTTCCATGGTGACTCCTCCCTTTCCTATCCTGGTCTTTAGTATATGGAGGCCCTGCCGGTTACATGTCTGGTAAAAAAGGAGAATTCGCCGGCGCTTTAACCGATCACAATATTGACAAGTCGTCCAGGCACGGCAATACACTTTCGTACTTGTTTGCCCGCAAGCGCAGCTTGAACAGAATCAAGGGCCAGCGCTTGTTCCTTCATACTTTCCTGATCCGCGTCAGCAGCAAGCATCATCCGTTCTTTGATTTTTCCGTTGACTTGGACGACTATTTCTACTTCTTTTTCAACGGTCAACTCTTCGTTATACTCAGGCCAAGGCTCATAAGCCAGTGTTTCCGCATGTCCCAATCGATACCACAACTCTTCCGCAACATGCGGAGCAAATGGAGAGAGGAGTTTCACAAACGCTTCCATCGCGGACTTTGGTAACACAGTTTCCCGATTGGCCTCATTAACAAACACCATCAGCGCGCTAATCGCTGTGTTAAAACGAAGACCATCAATATCATGCGTCACTGTTTTAATTGTTTTGTGAAGCGTTTGCTGGAACGAAGCAGAACCTTCTCCATCTTGGATCTTTACGTTAAGTTGTTGGTTATCTTGAATAAACAAACGCCAAACACGATTGATAAATCGATATGACCCTTCCACTCCTTGGTCATTCCACGGTTTTGAAGCTTCCAACGGACCCATAAACATTTCATATATGCGTAACGTATCCGCTCCGTATGCCTCTACAATATCGTCTGGATTGACAACGTTTCCACGCGATTTACTCATCTTCTCATTATTTTTACCAAGGATCATCCCTTGGTTCACTAACTTTTGAAATGGTTCTTTCGTTTCGACGATGCCAAGATCATACAACACTTTATGCCAAAACCGGGCGTAAAGAAGATGCAAAACAGCGTGCTCTGCGCCACCGATGTATAGGTCAACAGGTAACCAGGCCTGTTGTTTCTCTTTTGAACAAAGTTCCTGATCATTCTTTGGATCGATAAAACGCAAATAATACCAGCAACTTCCCGCCCATTGCGGCATCGTGTTCGTTTCGCGCTTGGCCTTCATCCCTGTTTCAGGATCAATCGTGTTCACCCACTCTTCGATATTCGCTAGCGGGGATTCACCTGTCCCAGAAGGTCGGATGGCATCCGTTTCCGGCAGGGTTAACGGCAGCTGATCCTCAGGCACCGGCTTCATCGTTCCATCTTCAAGATGCAAGATTGGAATCGGTTCTCCCCAATAACGTTGGCGACTAAACAACCAATCACGCAAACGGTAAGTTACCTTTTTCTTCCCTTTATTATTTTCCTCTAACCAAGTGATCATCTTCGTAATTGCTTCCTGATTGGTTAAGCCATTCAGAAACTCGGAATTTACATGCGGACCGTCCCCGATATAAGGCCCTTCTTCCAAGTTGCCTCCCGAAACAACTTCAACAATCGGCAAATTAAACTGAGTGGCAAACTCCCAGTCTCGTTGATCATGCCCCGGCACAGCCATAATCGCGCCCGTCCCATAGCTAATCAACACATAATCCGCGACCCAAACGGGAACTTTTGCCCCATTTACAGGATTGATT
This portion of the Ammoniphilus oxalaticus genome encodes:
- the leuS gene encoding leucine--tRNA ligase produces the protein MSSSEKVTTTYDHQKIEQKWQRYWEDNKTFKLVEDEHKPKFYALDMFPYPSGSGLHVGHPEGYTATDIISRYKRMRGYQVLHPMGWDAFGLPAEQHALDTGEHPREITKINIDNFRRQIKSLGFSYDWDREFSTTDPDYYKWTQWIFIQLYKKGLAYVDEVPVNWCPALGTVLANEEVIDGKSERGGHPVIRKPMRQWVLRITAYADRLLDDLEDLDWSESIKDMQRNWIGKSEGAELSFLIDGHPDQKLDVFTTRPDTLFGATYCVIAPEHKLVDVITTAEQKQAVQAYVDSAAHKTDLERTDLAKDKSGVFTGAYAINPVNGAKVPVWVADYVLISYGTGAIMAVPGHDQRDWEFATQFNLPIVEVVSGGNLEEGPYIGDGPHVNSEFLNGLTNQEAITKMITWLEENNKGKKKVTYRLRDWLFSRQRYWGEPIPILHLEDGTMKPVPEDQLPLTLPETDAIRPSGTGESPLANIEEWVNTIDPETGMKAKRETNTMPQWAGSCWYYLRFIDPKNDQELCSKEKQQAWLPVDLYIGGAEHAVLHLLYARFWHKVLYDLGIVETKEPFQKLVNQGMILGKNNEKMSKSRGNVVNPDDIVEAYGADTLRIYEMFMGPLEASKPWNDQGVEGSYRFINRVWRLFIQDNQQLNVKIQDGEGSASFQQTLHKTIKTVTHDIDGLRFNTAISALMVFVNEANRETVLPKSAMEAFVKLLSPFAPHVAEELWYRLGHAETLAYEPWPEYNEELTVEKEVEIVVQVNGKIKERMMLAADADQESMKEQALALDSVQAALAGKQVRKCIAVPGRLVNIVIG
- the hemE gene encoding uroporphyrinogen decarboxylase, with protein sequence MTFNDTFLKACLKQEVDHTPVWYMRQAGRYQSEYREIRKKYSLLEICKIPELCAEVTILPVQQLGVDAAILFSDIMVPLGPMGVKYDIIENRGPVLETPYRTAEDIASLRALEPEEDLPYVLETIKILARELKVPLIGFTGAPFTLASYIVEGGPSRNYIRTKQLMYSHPEVWTSLMDKLADMIITYLRAQVDAGAKAVQIFDSWVGALSAQDYTKYVYPTMQRIFTELKDLPAPKIYFGVASGELLPLWSEYDTEVIGLDWRVTIPEGRKRVGEKFAIQGNLDPGTLLAPWPVLEEKAKQIIDQGLEKPGFVFNLGHGIFPEVPGDMLRRLTEFIHEYSASVIKNR